The following are encoded together in the Humulus lupulus chromosome 5, drHumLupu1.1, whole genome shotgun sequence genome:
- the LOC133780317 gene encoding hevamine-A-like yields the protein MARDSQLITFLVLGIISTLAFLVQTSNAGGIAIYWGQASNEGTLLDTCNSGRYKYVMISFLNQFGNGQKPQINLASHCNPAGGGCQVASKGIKACQKKGIKVFLSIGGGIGKYTLTSKADAKNVADYLWNNFLGGKSSSRPLGDAVLDGIDFDIELGNPQHYDDLARFLKARSTSKRPVLLSAAPQCIYPDKFVGEALQAVSFDYVWVQFYNNGPCQYDAKTGSVKKLLDSWDKWNKNLTKSNKIFMGLPAARKAAGAVGGYIPPGVLKSKVLPKIKKSKKYGGVMLWNKFWDVQNKYSDDIIGSV from the coding sequence ATGGCGAGAGATTCTCAACTGATCACTTTTCTAGTCCTTGGTATCATTTCAACCTTGGCCTTCTTAGTCCAAACCTCTAATGCTGGTGGCATAGCCATCTACTGGGGCCAAGCCAGTAACGAGGGAACCCTTCTCGACACTTGCAATTCCGGAAGGTACAAATATGTCATGATTTCCTTTCTCAACCAGTTCGGCAACGGCCagaaaccccaaataaacctcgCTAGCCACTGCAACCCCGCCGGCGGCGGCTGCCAGGTGGCGAGCAAAGGCATAAAGGCTTGTCAAAAGAAAGGAATCAAAGTGTTTCTCTCCATTGGAGGAGGCATTGGAAAGTACACTCTGACTTCCAAAGCCGACGCCAAAAATGTGGCGGACTACTTGTGGAACAACTTCTTGGGTGGGAAGTCCAGCTCTCGTCCCTTAGGCGACGCCGTTTTGGACGGAATAGATTTCGACATCGAGCTCGGAAACCCCCAACACTACGACGATCTCGCTAGGTTTTTAAAAGCTCGCAGTACTAGTAAAAGGCCTGTTTTGTTAAGCGCAGCTCCTCAGTGTATATATCCTGATAAGTTTGTTGGTGAGGCGCTTCAGGCTGTGAGCTTTGACTATGTTTGGGTTCAGTTTTACAACAATGGCCCATGCCAGTATGACGCCAAAACGGGTTCTGTTAAGAAGCTTCTTGACTCATGGGACAAATGGAACAAAAACTTAACCAAGTCCAACAAGATCTTTATGGGGTTGCCGGCGGCGAGGAAGGCAGCCGGAGCAGTCGGCGGCTATATTCCGCCGGGTGTTCTAAAGTCGAAGGTTCTTCCGAAGATTAAGAAGTCGAAGAAGTATGGAGGTGTGATGCTGTGGAACAAGTTTTGGGATGTTCAGAACAAGTATAGTGATGACATTATCGGAAGTGTTTAA